aatttcggcttttattttcggcgcttattttcggcgctttcttacgtttcgtccgaaaccgataatgctatttcggccgaaaattttcggcggccgaaatttcggtgcatccctaataagAATGTTAGAAAGATGACTACCCTCACATTCTAGTTAAGAGGAATGCCAAGGTGATCATGCTTTGTGACTCATGTACTCTAACAGATGCCAACATTTCTAATAAGAAATTCTCAGCAGGCAGggaaaataaacagaacattttccaaaaaaacattAGCATATGTCAGTAGAAGAGAAGACTAGAAGACTCAGATATGTGGTGTGGTCTAGCTAATAATAAGACATTCCTCTATTTGCAAGTTGTGAGTTTAAAGATCGAACTACAACCAACGTCAGCACaagcaaatgaaaaataattgcACTCAGAAGCtgagaaaatagaaaaaaagtctttagGTGCCTTCAGTACTGCCATAGGAAGGGCTTGAAATCATAAAAACTACAGTTGATGTGGTACCTTTTTTGAGCAGTGTGGTAGATTTCACTGAAACCCAGTGGCAATATGGCACCCATACCAACATAATCGGTATGTACTAGAACCGAATCAGAGTTCGGTGCGACTTAAATGTCCGAATGATCGGTTGAAATTTCCATCCTCTTGTTCTTGTACATGGGAAGCATAAATCACCCTCACCACATGTGAAAATTATTTACAGACTAAGAAAAAAGCACATGAACACGAGGCACTAACAACACAATTTTAACTTACTTGAAGTAACGCAAGTGTCCATGTTTTCACATTGAATTAAAAGCTCGGAAAATGAAACCATCCATGTGAATCCAGCAATTACCCCCTTTCTCTGAGAGCAGCAGGTAGCGTTAGCTCGctaaacaaaacacacttaaattaaaatgcctaAAGCTAAAAGTTCTAAATTGTGTGGCCGTCTTTTACAACAAAGGATTCCAAAACCATGATTTGCAACAACTTTCAAACCCAATGAAACATTTGAGGATGCACAGGATAAAGTTAAACACGGTGCAGCCCTCTGCTTTTAACAGCCTGTGGACATCAGCTGGCAGTAAACGCATCCCCGACCCCAATCAGACCAACACTAGCAAAGTCAGGAGAGGTGTTCGTGTTTTGCCAGATAAGGTAAATATGGGCATATTTCCGAAATTTAAAGCTGGTGCATAGCATACTAAGAATACCAACCCTTTGCTGTTAATGTTGttaaattattgtattttgttAGGTACTATGTAAATAAATGGTTTGTACTTacttatattttaaacttttttaatatgttgtttatttaaaaaataattataatttaaaagccgttcttaatgtttttcatgatttttttaacgATTGTTTTAGACACcagtacaattttaaaagtatttggcACAGGTATTGTAAAAAACCCTAATTATCCCCAACCCTACAAGTAAGTACACCCTCATCTGGTAGGCATTGTTGTTAAAGCATCTGTGGCTCACACCTACCCTGCTGCTCCAGCATAGCATTCTGCTTCTTCAGGTCATCAATGTCCTGTTGGTGCGTATGGTTCTTGCGGCGCATGTACTGGATATACTCTGTGGCTTTGTCTAAAATCTGAGCTCTGGAAGCCTGTTTAACAAAGTCGCATCACACGTCTGAATCATGTACACATTTACCATACATACATTTATCAACATGACAAAATAATCCTGGTAAAAAGATTAAGTTGCAGCAAACAGTcttagaataaaaaaagcaaatttcTAATTACTAAAATTAGTTACTTAACTAATTTCAACTTCTTATATTTGACAgctacaaggggtgttcaagtcaaaccagaatGAACTTTCTCAGAAATAAGAGCGTGAAACTGACCGAAATTTACATAAGACCTTAATGAGCTTGATGGCACGGAGGTGGCTCGGGGCCCACTGTAGTCGTCCCTGTGAATATCCTGCGAGTAAAgcgtctgatccttgaaaatctacggataacttgtcaccgATTTGTGGAGATACGTATCTGTCTGTGGTAACtctacacacagtcatttaCAAACACCACGTGCAAATTACAGGGAATCGGCTTGGGGTTAGACACATCCTCTGtaaagtcctgacctcgctcaaaaccatttctttctttttttttttttttttaaaccccatGCCAGCTTCTATGGCTGTATTCATGGCGAGAagcattttttatattcaagAACTAGATAAGAtgtttcaaatttattttttctaagaattttaaaaccatATTTGGATCTCAAAACTATTTCCACATTTGCACCAATTAAGtggttcctgagaggccagtgttttagacatgaagtCAGACTGACCATGGCTCTGATGTGCAGAGTAAAATTTCTACCTTGATATTATcgaagcactagtgaaacgctgagataagtgcattagtgtaacaggggattatatggagaaaaatactttttattttgcgCAATCCAAAGTCCTGGTTCGACTTGAACATTCCCAATTTCACTTACTGCACAACATTACTTAATCTGTAATCCCAAAAATCAAATGTCTTGAAATTAAATGTAAGTTGCAAATTAAGCTTTTGTATTGAAATGTGTGGTGGCCTGGGATActagttttttaacattttctacattGGTTCTAAATATACACGTTTCCGAAACATTTCTTGCTTCAGCAATAAGTTAAAGCATTTAAGTCAAGCTTCCCCTAAAGGTTAAAAGGAAGGAAATTAAGCTCATGTCATTTTCTCTACAGCATGTAGTGAACAAACAAAATGATCAAAGCCTGATGTTCACTCCATTAGGCTATTAGCTAAGTTAGTTAAGAAAGActgactttttaaaacacaaaaagtaaataccaatattttcatttaattttgctGAAATAGAGCGCATCCTAAAAGTGTACATACAGCCATACAAATCACATCTGGCACAGATTTCATGAGAATTATTTCAATATCCTCTTGAGACCCGAATGTCCTCATACCGTAGGAGAACATGACATTTACTCTCAACATTaatgtctattttattttatatatatatatatatccttgtaCCATCCTCAGATCATATTAGGATTATTAAgtataattttacttaaaaagcCCAACTTCCTAATGGTTGAAGACATTGTTATTAGCTAtgaataaagagaaacagtCAGTAGAAATTGCAATGTACACAACAGTAACATCCAGGCATCAGGAGGTCTTTTTTTGAGAAGCattctttctttccttaaatttttgttgttttcaattGCCACCATAATTGTGAGTGTTTCTAGTCACTCCCCCGCATCAGCAACAACTACACATGCTTCCctcaacacatacagtatgaagccACTGACCTCATTATTTTCCCAACTGCTGCTCACTCACTGTGAGGGAGCAGTGAAACACATTTAGAGGGCGGGGGGAAACTATCCACACCTGTCTGCTTGCATGAGCTTGACCTGTCCATGTGTTCTCTCCCTGTGAGGACACAGCTAATCTGCTCTGGGCACCTGGCTACAGATGGCTTTAGCATCAGAGAACTGAACTAGCAATCTCTGAAGGATATTTAATTAGACTGCCTTTAACTTTGATTATGACACACATTTGGTGGCCAGTTCTTGTGTGAAGATGATCCCTCACGCTCCCAGAACCACAATTAGGAGTATCGTCTATGACCGTGCCATCAGAGAAGAAGGGGGgagggggaaaaacaaaaacacaattgataaactggtcattcaggttgtcagccaAAGTTATAACAATGCTACAAAGTTGCTGagactagacctgaccaactaaacAGTACAGTGGGCACTACGCATGATGGGTGTATCGCTTAAGAtgcttccctttttaccctgacgCGCCAGTGACTCTGGAATAGATTCGATCTGGGCTCgttagaccacatgaccattTCATATTGCTCAAAACTTCAATCTTTACGCACCATGGCAAATGTAaaccttttttcctgattagtctcattaacaagtggtttaCTTATGGCCACTCATATGGAACTGTTATGAGttttcatcagaccacatgacttttcCCCTCACCATTTAGCTTTACTCTGATCGTGTAAAATTGGCAGCTCAGCACTGACATTTTAATAACGCATTGAAAAGTTTTTAATCCGAACTCAAGTAATGTTAGCAATCTTCTGAATTGTTTTCCTTGCCTCATGCAGGTCCTTTTAAAATGGTGACTTATTTTGGCCGGACagtgtatatttgtatttatttgaatacatatgcttttttatgatttactaAATGTGAGtgtcaaatattaaatataatgttgCCGTTTTTACAGCAACATTTTCCCAAACCACCACACATCTAACTGCAATCATGGTCCAAtagttgtgaaaaaaaaaatcataaatgttgCACCTAATATAGAACACAAAAAAGACAGAATGAGAGATGTCCTCTAACCTTCTCTCCTTGTAAAGCAGGCACAGAGTCACGTAAACTGTGAAAGCTGTCTTTGATGTGGTCCCTGCGTTTGCGCTCCAGTGCGTTGTGGTGTGCCCGCTTGTCTGCctgcagttttaaataaaacaatgcattttcttatacagacacaaaaacagACACAAATAGCATAATTACTACAGTATCCTTATAATTCCGCTAACAAGGTACACTTCCCAAGCACTATGACTTGACCTTTACTAAACTTAAAAGTAATCAAGAGGAACACAGGCCATGTACAGAAGATTTATCACCGCTTTCAACATGTCTCGTTCTAAATGTTAGTTTATCATTGATATCAAAATAAAGTGTCAATACGCATTTTCTGAGACAGTAGGACAGCATTCTAACGATTACAGACTCCAATTTGAAGCAGCAAATCAGTGTTAAtacttttattacatttctacatattcaatatatttacataatatataaGTAAGCAAATAAGTTTTTACATTCCTTGAACCATTGCCACATTTTGTCGCGTTACAAATCTATTTTACCGCGTTTTTATGTAACAGCCTTactcaaagtggcacataattgtgaagtggaaggaaaataataattggcttttaaaatgttttacaaataaaaatctgaaaaagtgtGGCGTACATCTGTACTCAGCCCCTTTTACTCCAAaacccctaactaaaatccagtggaaccaattgCCTTCAGGAATgacctaattagtaaatagagtccacctgtgtgtaatttaatctcagtataaatccAGCTGTTCTGTGGAGTCCTCAGGCATTCGTTAGAgaacattaataaacaaacagcatgaTTAGTGTTTGACAGACCTCAACTGACAGGCCGGGCAAAGTGAAGACCATTAATAGGAGAAGCAGTCAAGAGGCCCATgaagctgcagagatccacagcgcaggtgggagaatctgtctATAGGACAACTATTATTCGTGCACTCCACAAATGTGGACTTTATGGAAGAATGTTAAAAAGTAAccaattgttaaaagaaaaCCATAAAAAGTCGTGTTTACAGTTTGTCACATGCCATGTGGTGGACACAGCAGACATGTGGAAGAACGTGCTCTGTTCAGATGAGACcacaattaaacattttggCCTAAATTCAGAGCGCTATTACCTCATTTCCCctacactggtgctggtgccaggtgCCAGTTCTGGTGCTCGGCCGGTGCTGGACCACCGAGAACCggcccgcatttacactagacaggagctcagcgggagctgcatgataatacgtcacaggccacAAAAAttgtgaaccggcacgggaaccagaacagtggaaaaggggtatgtgtgtggcggaaaactaacactgtgcatggtggtggcagcatcatcaTGTTGTGGGGATGATTTTTTTAGCACacacagggaagctggtcagagttgatgggaagactCTGAAGCAGAGGTTGACCTTTCAGCAGGACGACTCCAAACATACAGCCAAACCTACAATGtaatggtttagatcaaagcCCACTAATGTGTTAAAATGGCCCAAAGTCCAGAGCTGTTCACAGACGCCCTGCATTCAATCTGACTAAGcttgagctattttgcaaagaagaatgggcaaaaatCTCTCTacatgtgcaaagctggtagagatgTACTTTAAGcgaaaggtggttctacaagtCTAATAATTTTTAGATAATTATTTGTAAAGAATTTtgaatttatcattttccttgcacttcacaattatgtgccactttgtgctGGTCTgtcatataaaatgcatttaggtttgtggttgtaacatgacaaaatgtggaaaagtttgaatacttttgcaaggcactccATATTCACCATGTCAATCAGAGCTACTGTAGTCttagattcctgttcttggtcTATGATAGGGGCGAGCTCGTTACCACTCCACTACTCAGAGGGGCCAAACTCAAAATTTtgtgcatatatttttgtgCCAAAGCAACTTAGACAACATAAGATGGGCCACAAGCAAACCACACTTAGACTAGCTTACTTAAGTACAGTCTCAGACTGTTTTGTCCATTTTGAGGTTCACCTCATTACTGTCTAGTGTAAAGTGTCCACTTCATATTTGTTATATGGATAAACAACACACTGTACATGGGTAGATGCAGTTTTTTTATCAGGTCTTGGATAGAAAATAAGTGTAAAGGTAAATAATGACTGCCAGTGTTGTGTACTTTAGTGAGCAAACAGCATTCAATAGGCTGggcagttattttttaaaatccccaTGTTGaattatttcctttaaaaacaGGAAGGCGCGTTAAAGTGCTTGACTGATTTACATAACATCCTATAGTGGAGATTTGCGACACTTTTGATGAATGCAGACATGCTTTTAACGGTAACCTAGTGAAATACATACATATGGAGCAGCAAAGCATTTAGGAAGAAAGTTTTATTAATGCTAATCTAGTTTACAGTAGTGCACTGTTTACAACTTCAGCCATTGTTGATGAGCAGCTACCATGGTACTGAAGAATGACAGAGTCCATGAAGTGAGAATTTCCTGgtcagtaaaatgcatttaCTGTTACTTAGAATACATTAGGTATGTAAAAGTgtatatttcctttttaattacaaatacaTGTAATATACTATGCATTTTccttattgttaaaaaaaaaaaaaaaaaaaaaaaaaaacgcaccctaaatatatatatcttcagTTTAACTGTAGGGTAGATGGATAAGGATTTAACTCTGCACCAAGTTGTTCTACGTGCAAAGCAGTTCCAGGTTCACACCTGTTTATATTATGCTCTGAAACAATACAAAGTGACAAATAGTAGGTACAACCCTACTATTTACATTTACTACTGTCCAGACAACGCACAAGAACGGACCCGTGCTGACTCAAAAATCAATTtgtaaatgatttattacatttataataacgATGCACCAGTCGATCAGCCGGTGACCAAAAATTGCAGTTTTTCAGTTTGATCATTCATGGCGATCATGCTGGGCATAACTGACTCTGTCCCAAGTCCACAAGCATCTGAGTGGTATGCAATggcgttacattatcaaaagtcGTGTGCATTAAATAGCCTCCGTTCTGTCTTTTTCCTCTAAACACTGCAAGctaattagtctcaaacccactcattacaaaCACATAAACCCATCTCAAAAACACCATGAGCACCAACTAATCTTAAAACAACTGCTTACAACTGCTTAACATGACATGTGATCCCACAAGCAGCTACAATCTGAACTATTTCCACACTGGCCTCCCGGGTGGAAGGAGTAAATTAGTattaaaagtttgtttaaaaagtaaaatagctTTTGGTgtaaattaaaaagtttaataataaactCCTGTGTTTTACGTTAGTTTATATTGCttttggtttttaagtgagaaaactaatgatATAAGGAATAATATATGGTTAATTAATTTCTCATCTTCAATTCAGTTGTGAAGCTGGTGAATAAAATTAAGATATACAAGTTATcataaccttttttctttttatgtttattgtaaaaataatacactattataaaatgtaatattgaatcaggatatttatgaaattgtgatacttacagaaACATAATATTAATCGAATCAGCACCTGGTTATCATAATATCGTTTCaggtggtgactggtgattcccatttcTACTAAAAAACCCTCAAATGTCCCTGTCAAGTACCCCCCCCCATCCCAAATAAACCAACTGACCATTTCCCCCGCCCCTAAACCAAGAAATGGTGTTTACAAGTTTTACAACCATGTTTGCTGTAGAGGATGCACACATCTGGAGGCAGGAGACAGATGTTCTAGAGAGCATTTCAATGAATAAAAAAGCACAAgtaaaggtttttctttttgaaaacaaaaatcagctgattaaattaaaactgtaaaaattattttagaccTGCAATTGTAAAAATTCTACAATCATAAGACGTAGAAACAGGTAGAGGTCTGGCTCGGTCTACTGAAAAAATGCaagtcgctctagataagggcgtctgccaaacgTTGGAAATGTAAATAATTGAGTGTTTACAAGTTTTACAACCATGTTTGCTGTAAAGCTTGACACAACTGGTGGTGGGATACAGATGCTCTAGAGAGCATTTAACTGGATAAACAAGTACAGTGGTATCTcgtcatacaaatttaatccattctGGGGGCGAGTTTATAGGGCAAAATTTCATATTGCGAagcgcattttcccataggaagtCATGTAAATGAAGACAATCCGTTCCAGACACAGAAATATTACCAATACTACCAATTCCCAAAACTATAAGTCACATTTTTGcacataaaacaattaaaacatttagaaaagaaataaaaattaagtaaaataagaaaaaagtaaatagacattaaacctcacttaagcTTAActtgattcctcttggcacgagctgctttaaaaacaaaactgaaagaggctcttttttttgttactaacattcttgggacccatggcgCTATGTCTTCACTATATTATgtacacaatacaaaaaaaaaaataaacaaacacttcaCTTGCTTTTTAACTGACACAAGCAACTTTTAAACAGCTCCCAGACGGACGTACACGCAACTTAACCAGCGTTCGGTTGTATGCCGAAAATGTTTCATATGCAggacaaatttcttgcaaaatttttagttcttaaggcgaaatttgTGAAGTGGGGCGTGAGGCGTATgtcgaggtaccactgtaaaaggttttatttggaaaataaaaatcagctaAGGAAATTTAAACTGCCAAAAATCTCTCAAGTTGTTTTAGATATGTGATTGTACCAGTGATCATAAGGCAGATGAACAGGTAAAGGTACAGGTAACAGGTGGCTCAGGCTACTATGATGAAATTTATATAGTTAACCCTATTTATAATCTAGGGTCAGATATTTCTGATCTCAGATATTGATGTTAATGTATTTTTCTGTGCTAACATCATCCTTACAGGATTTGGGCAATCAAGCAGTCTAGTGGACATGAATTGCTGCAAAAACGACCTGCAGTGAACATGTTTAATACAATAATGATAAAATCTAGCAGGCATCAGGCAGGTAATCGAGCTAAGGGCCACATGAGGAGCAGGAtgaggagaaggaggaagaagacAGGAGCAGCAACACAGAGAGCGCAGAAGCGCTTCCGAGCTCATTAGTTAGCAAAGCGGCTACATACCACTGGGTGAAATCTCGACGACTCttcctgtaaaaataaataaataaaaaagtcgaCTTAAGTGGGAATAAAGAGACACAACTCCGAATATAGATAAAATGTATAGACCCAGTCACACACTCGAACTATATAGGAAATCACGTGTAAAACAGCGCTAGCTATCTCTAGCATCCTGGAGGCTAGTTAGGCTGTGACTGAAGCACGCGCCTCATCcataacacaaacacagacattgGAGTCTAATCATGGAGCTCGACCTACATCACTGTCAACTTCGATGTCATCGTTATCACTCATTCTCCGAAATCGCCTGAAATCTCACTCGTATTCCGAGCAAACACCACCGCTCCACTGCGAGACAAGAGGGACTCGCGCAGACGTGTACACGTGACTGAGCGACAACGCGAGGTGCGCGCATGCGCCGCAGCGCGAAGCATGCTGGGCTTTAGGGTTCTTAAAGAAACCCCGCTGGTAGGAAAGAGATCGACAGAAATGAGGCCACGACTTACTAACGCGTCGGAACGGGATCGTTAGGTCGTGGCAAAACCAAAACGGAAAGTAATGTATCCAGTACTCAGGTGTGAAATGAAACTGCTGATGACAGGATCATAGGCACCAAAGGGACATTTTGGCGTATGGGCCACAAAAGCCATCTTTATATCTCCAGAGTGGGATAATCCGTTGCCCGATATATTGGCACAGGCACCTCTTGCTTTGTCTTGCTTTGtctctgaccttttttttactAAGGGTGAAGTGATATGACAATGAATGACAAATATCCACCAGACTTTACAATCGAACTGCAATCCCAAACCACCTGACAGGCCTGCTGCTCAGTAAGGCAAGGGGGATAATCTTCATTACACTGTCCACAGATAGGGACCCAttctctgtgtctgtggagGCACTCTGTGCCAACTGCAGACGTCCGCTAAACCACAATCCCTCCTGCACAACAATAttggatatactgtacacttatcGGTCATAATTTTATAACATGGGCGATGGCATATTCTAATAAACGGGACAATACAAAGTCCTAAAACAATGATAACTGCTTTTTGATATACAAACACTTGATGATGAAAAgtgatggaaaaaagaaaaagacaatacatttttttgaaaaaactaTTTACCAGGAAATGCTTATTTTCTATTCAATATTTATGTCTGCAATTAGGCGCCCCCTCGTGGCCAAAGCTCAAATGAGCAGTGACGTCAGACTAGTGGTTCACTTGTTGTTTACAGTTGTACAGTACCATATTTTAGGATCTCCTTCGAAGACAAACTCTGGTGAGGCGATTTGAAAATAGCCGGTTAGCTATGCTTAAGATGTAACATCTCATTAAACATTatacctgtttattttcttcattttttcatcagtcaatttattttataaaatgcatatcctgtgtttttttttttactaatatgatttggttgtcatttatttttaccttacactgtcttttttgttttacttatttGTTGAGCTAATTTACAGCTAATCTGATATAGCTAATGCAGTATGCATTGTAATGCTATATCAGAGATTTTAGTGAAAAACAATCTAAACTTCCTTTGTGGCTTGATGTTATAATAAGCcctatttgtttgttgttttgttattttagcagattattttttagatatttttcagttttgtgtttttataaataaaaataataatattaagagATCtgagttattgttttttttatcctgtttctttttttgctataacattttaattggaTATTAGAAAacgtataaattattataaaattcataaatatacacagtattgtgtaaatgttttaagcCATTGTTTcgttatacagtattaaataaaattatgtaggttaaataaaggtacaataattatttttcatagattttctccctaatttaatcatatttaattCCCACACCTTACTAGGCTACTACTCAAGGAGAGTCAAGGAGAGCTGAATACTATCAcctgtttcctccaaaccataTCACGCCAGGCAACCGCATCTTTTCCAACTGCTCACGCACTGTGTGGGGTGGCGTagcacactcggaggacagcgctatctgctcgcTTGTGTGAGCTTACAGTAGACCATgactggctgtagagccgtgattgatgtgagagtgcTAAGTGCCTCCCATCTCTAGGCCCTCGGCTGcaggaggctacagcatcactcactcatcatcatctccggatgatggggcaagcactttaccactgtgtcACTGTCATTTctcctctcgtctgtttcaaccactcagcattcagcatcaccagtataccaaACACCAGCCTgattatctgtcatcatctgcacctgttaagccacaatcaaacaaacaaataatctgaaattgctcaggtacaggaactggactTAAAATAAGATCCAAATCTTTTTTCTTCCTAGGTCTCTTCCTAAATTTGCCTTGTCTTATTCCCAACCATCATAAGAGGGCCCTCCCATATTAGTGATAAACTGTTGCCCATGCATTGTTAGAGCGTCATACACTGGGAGGACAGCGCTATATGATCCTTCCTACTTGTGTGAGACTCCCCCGAGAAGGCCTGGCGAATCTGCTCCCTCTAGGCTCCTGGCTACGAATGGCAGTAGAATTGCTCAGGAATTAAACTTCATTTCTTCTTGCTTTCAAAAGCCATCATCATAAAAAGTCTGCCCTGCAACTGCATGATTAATACTGATGACATGGTTAATGGTGTTTCCTGTGACATAGTGGACctcaaaaaagttttaattagcTTCATCTTAGAAAACTCCGCTTTGCTTCAGCCATGATCACCAGTAGAGTAAGATAAATTCTGAGAGGTGTCcacaaattt
This genomic stretch from Clarias gariepinus isolate MV-2021 ecotype Netherlands chromosome 13, CGAR_prim_01v2, whole genome shotgun sequence harbors:
- the LOC128535909 gene encoding protein max-like, with amino-acid sequence MSDNDDIEVDSDEESSRFHPVADKRAHHNALERKRRDHIKDSFHSLRDSVPALQGEKASRAQILDKATEYIQYMRRKNHTHQQDIDDLKKQNAMLEQQVRALEKAKGNTQLQASYSSDSSLYTNPKGSAVSAFDGGSDSSSESEPEEPPTRKKLRAEPS